A genomic stretch from Fimbriimonadia bacterium includes:
- a CDS encoding PD40 domain-containing protein: MSEGVRNPAGQFQFRRVHGDVNHEWLHPARSLAVAQERNGNWANTQAMFTTFICLTLAVYAPIAYGSVETVRCARNPALSPDGRFICFTYLGDLWSVSAEGGRAVRLTAHPAHDRNPRWSPDGTRIAFESNRTGDYNLFVIPADGGPATQITYHSSDEALFDWLDDSRLLFAASRDTRIGQIYSVDTRTLRSRRLTNDTDAIRTAAWFPGEGRFLFVRGPQRWWRPKYRGAADGDLYLLNTDGKSAKRLTDDDGFDDWPMATPDGKVIYWVSSRGARTDAGETNLWRMNADGTGALQITRFEADFVTWPSMSRNGKRISFEHDAALYVLDLPDGKSRKLDITAPSDDIYDGRVAETRTSGVTSFTLTPDAARSAFVIAGEIFWVDAKRGGQAKRVTENPANDQQPSFSPDGKRIAFVSNRKLSAADYGNYHVYVANLETGETKQVTQGEERHYDPVFSPDGKWLAFRRGVGGKYLVVIPADGGAERIVAEDIYLADIAWSPDSKWLTYSAEDIQASRNVFLVPFDPGRSGKPVPLDVTKHFGWNSRPAFSPDGKNLLFLSGRAGASQVFRLPLKAEPDPEDKPYEERKKDEEMKPAESPSTLEIDEYLIEERAKQLTSLPAGVSDFAITADGKAVIFQSSDGHASDLWIVPMDGGDARRITTHNEQPSVLTFPSKSDKLWFIGPGGSIRKISASGGSSEALGFSAYLTYDKRAQLYEMFDEAWATMGAEFYDPEMHGLDWKAIRDKYRPLTAYISTKEDFYDTWARILGELKASHTGMYATDRNVRQTGGLGVEFDETYEGPGAKLSRVVKRSPADDPNSRLYPGDVILSIEGKQITYDERIWEHLADTVGRRIALQVRDAAGNDRVVHIRPTGNLGQLLYDEWVDDNAKKVEQWSNGRVAYLHIQGMGQESFQKMQRWMFGPWCQGKDALIIDVRYNGGGWLHDDIYALLARRQHAWEKGRGGPKRTMPFQMWGKPTLMMINQFSGSDAEIVPSGFRYLGFGKVLGMPTYGGVIGTYDIRLVDGTTGFRLPVAGWWDMDGRNLENYGVPPDIFVDNSFEDSMIGYDRQLHEAVKELLKQTAK; encoded by the coding sequence ATGAGCGAAGGCGTGCGAAATCCTGCGGGTCAATTTCAATTCCGACGGGTTCACGGAGACGTGAATCACGAATGGCTCCATCCAGCACGCTCCCTAGCCGTTGCGCAGGAGCGCAACGGCAACTGGGCGAACACCCAAGCCATGTTCACTACCTTCATCTGCCTCACGTTGGCCGTCTATGCGCCGATCGCTTATGGCTCCGTCGAAACCGTGCGATGTGCCCGCAATCCCGCCCTCTCTCCGGACGGCCGTTTCATCTGCTTCACGTATCTCGGCGACCTATGGTCGGTCTCGGCGGAGGGCGGCCGTGCTGTGAGGCTCACCGCCCACCCCGCCCACGACCGAAATCCGCGCTGGTCGCCGGACGGCACCCGCATCGCCTTCGAAAGTAACCGCACGGGCGACTACAACCTGTTCGTCATCCCAGCGGACGGCGGACCGGCCACGCAGATCACCTATCACTCGTCCGATGAGGCTCTGTTCGACTGGCTCGATGACAGCAGGCTCCTTTTCGCAGCCAGCCGCGACACCCGCATAGGGCAGATATACTCTGTAGACACACGGACACTGCGCAGCCGCCGCCTCACCAACGACACCGATGCGATCCGCACCGCCGCGTGGTTTCCCGGCGAGGGCCGCTTCCTGTTCGTCAGAGGTCCGCAGAGGTGGTGGAGGCCGAAGTATCGTGGGGCGGCAGACGGCGACCTCTACTTACTCAACACCGATGGCAAGAGTGCTAAGCGGCTCACCGACGACGACGGATTCGACGACTGGCCGATGGCAACGCCAGACGGCAAGGTCATCTATTGGGTGTCCTCACGGGGAGCGAGAACCGATGCTGGCGAGACCAACCTGTGGCGGATGAACGCCGACGGCACCGGTGCGCTCCAGATCACGAGATTCGAGGCCGACTTCGTGACGTGGCCGAGCATGTCACGTAACGGCAAGCGGATATCTTTCGAACACGACGCTGCCTTGTATGTGCTGGACCTGCCTGATGGCAAGTCGAGGAAGCTCGACATAACTGCACCTAGCGACGACATCTACGATGGTCGCGTTGCGGAGACACGGACCTCTGGAGTCACATCGTTCACCCTAACACCGGACGCGGCGCGGTCGGCCTTCGTGATCGCCGGTGAGATATTCTGGGTGGATGCAAAGCGCGGCGGTCAGGCGAAGCGCGTGACCGAGAACCCCGCCAACGATCAGCAGCCGTCTTTCTCGCCCGACGGCAAGCGAATCGCGTTCGTTAGCAACCGCAAGCTAAGTGCAGCCGACTACGGCAACTACCACGTGTACGTGGCAAACTTGGAGACCGGGGAGACCAAGCAAGTCACGCAGGGCGAGGAGCGCCACTACGACCCGGTCTTTTCACCAGACGGTAAGTGGCTTGCGTTTCGCAGGGGAGTCGGCGGCAAGTACCTGGTAGTGATTCCGGCGGATGGCGGAGCCGAACGCATCGTGGCAGAGGATATCTACCTAGCAGACATCGCATGGTCTCCCGACTCGAAGTGGCTCACCTATAGCGCAGAGGACATCCAAGCCTCGCGCAACGTGTTCTTGGTGCCCTTCGATCCTGGTCGCAGCGGCAAGCCCGTGCCCCTCGATGTCACGAAACACTTCGGATGGAACAGTCGCCCGGCGTTCAGCCCAGACGGCAAGAACCTGCTGTTTCTCTCGGGACGTGCAGGTGCGAGTCAGGTGTTCCGATTGCCGCTGAAGGCGGAGCCCGATCCCGAGGACAAGCCGTACGAAGAGCGCAAAAAGGACGAGGAGATGAAACCGGCCGAGAGCCCGAGTACGTTGGAGATAGACGAGTATCTGATCGAGGAGCGCGCGAAACAGCTTACGTCCCTACCAGCCGGAGTGAGTGACTTCGCAATCACGGCGGACGGCAAGGCAGTGATTTTCCAGTCCTCCGATGGCCATGCTAGCGATCTTTGGATCGTTCCGATGGATGGCGGCGACGCTCGGCGTATCACGACCCATAACGAGCAGCCGAGCGTGCTGACTTTCCCATCGAAGTCGGACAAGCTGTGGTTCATCGGTCCCGGCGGAAGCATTCGCAAGATCAGTGCGAGTGGAGGTTCCTCGGAGGCTCTCGGCTTTTCTGCCTACCTCACCTACGACAAGCGGGCACAGCTCTACGAGATGTTCGACGAAGCGTGGGCCACCATGGGAGCAGAGTTCTACGATCCAGAAATGCACGGCTTGGATTGGAAGGCGATCCGTGACAAGTATCGGCCCCTGACCGCATACATTTCGACGAAGGAGGACTTCTACGACACCTGGGCGCGCATATTGGGCGAGCTGAAGGCGAGCCACACTGGTATGTATGCCACCGATCGTAACGTGAGGCAGACCGGAGGGTTGGGAGTAGAGTTCGATGAAACCTACGAAGGCCCCGGTGCGAAATTGTCGCGTGTGGTAAAGCGTAGCCCCGCCGATGACCCTAACAGCCGCCTCTACCCTGGAGATGTCATCCTATCCATCGAGGGCAAGCAGATCACCTACGACGAGCGCATATGGGAGCACCTGGCGGACACCGTAGGGAGGCGTATCGCGCTGCAGGTCCGTGATGCTGCCGGCAATGACCGCGTCGTTCACATTCGCCCTACGGGCAACCTCGGGCAACTCCTGTACGACGAGTGGGTAGACGATAATGCCAAGAAGGTGGAGCAGTGGTCCAATGGCCGAGTTGCCTACCTACACATACAGGGCATGGGACAGGAGTCGTTCCAGAAGATGCAGCGATGGATGTTCGGGCCTTGGTGTCAAGGCAAGGACGCACTGATAATAGACGTTCGCTATAACGGCGGCGGGTGGCTACACGATGACATCTATGCACTACTCGCTCGTCGCCAGCACGCTTGGGAGAAAGGCCGCGGTGGCCCGAAGCGTACCATGCCTTTCCAGATGTGGGGCAAACCCACGCTGATGATGATCAACCAGTTCTCTGGTTCGGACGCCGAGATCGTTCCGTCAGGCTTCCGCTACCTGGGGTTCGGGAAGGTGCTAGGCATGCCCACGTACGGAGGCGTCATCGGGACCTATGACATCCGATTGGTAGACGGTACCACCGGATTCCGGCTGCCCGTGGCAGGTTGGTGGGATATGGATGGGCGGAACCTGGAGAACTACGGCGTTCCTCCTGACATATTCGTGGACAATAGCTTCGAGGACTCGATGATAGGCTACGACCGGCAGCTCCACGAGGCCGTGAAGGAGTTGCTGAAGCAGACGGCCAAGTAG
- a CDS encoding zf-TFIIB domain-containing protein → MTCPKCHDRLEAVDIRGVRVDACPKCAGIWFDAGELKQLQASGPSAWVDLEARIAPRSEEAAVWPGHTMKVCPQCSLPMLAYRFLYDSNITLDECNGCGGVWVDDNELAAMAEFLERTEKELAGLPKTKLTPEEMDRIAAKARMSPRTASGIGGILSALRSITLRPPGQ, encoded by the coding sequence ATGACCTGTCCGAAATGCCATGACCGGCTGGAGGCCGTGGACATTCGAGGTGTGCGGGTGGACGCATGCCCGAAGTGCGCGGGGATATGGTTCGATGCCGGAGAGCTGAAGCAGCTCCAGGCTTCGGGACCGTCGGCGTGGGTAGACCTCGAGGCGCGTATCGCGCCGCGAAGCGAGGAAGCCGCCGTCTGGCCAGGTCACACGATGAAGGTGTGCCCGCAGTGCTCGCTCCCGATGCTTGCATATCGCTTCCTGTACGACTCGAACATCACTCTCGACGAGTGCAATGGGTGCGGCGGAGTATGGGTGGACGATAACGAGCTAGCGGCCATGGCCGAGTTCCTGGAGAGGACCGAGAAGGAACTTGCCGGTCTGCCGAAGACGAAGCTGACACCGGAAGAGATGGACCGCATCGCGGCGAAGGCCCGGATGAGCCCGCGCACGGCAAGCGGCATCGGAGGGATTCTGTCGGCCCTCCGATCTATCACACTGCGGCCGCCTGGGCAGTAG
- a CDS encoding phosphatase PAP2 family protein: MGGWDEVLFRWINEGWANPFFDHFMPFVTHLAKNPVGIAMLTLAWFAILIWGGSKGRRAALLVLPAVLISNELADLGKAHLGYLRPCVELPGVRVLGESLTSGGMPSAHAANMASVAAVLIAHLGRAWWPVWLLPFVSGLSRVYIGVHYPSQVAVGWLLGTAVGLAIAWPFRVREKEPAPVQTNIHSRETKEGKGDDLSEMP; encoded by the coding sequence ATGGGCGGCTGGGACGAGGTACTGTTCCGCTGGATCAACGAGGGGTGGGCTAACCCGTTTTTCGACCACTTCATGCCCTTCGTCACCCACCTAGCCAAGAACCCCGTGGGCATCGCGATGCTTACGCTCGCCTGGTTCGCGATCTTGATCTGGGGCGGGTCGAAGGGCCGGCGGGCCGCGCTGCTGGTCCTGCCCGCCGTGCTCATCTCGAACGAGCTGGCGGACTTGGGGAAGGCTCACCTCGGATACCTGCGGCCGTGCGTGGAACTGCCCGGGGTGCGAGTGCTGGGCGAGTCGCTCACCAGCGGGGGTATGCCCTCGGCCCACGCGGCCAACATGGCTTCGGTGGCGGCCGTGCTGATCGCTCATCTCGGGCGGGCGTGGTGGCCGGTGTGGCTGCTGCCGTTCGTGTCGGGCCTGTCCCGCGTGTATATCGGAGTACACTACCCGTCGCAGGTCGCGGTGGGCTGGCTGCTGGGAACTGCGGTCGGCCTTGCTATCGCGTGGCCGTTCCGCGTGCGGGAGAAAGAGCCCGCGCCTGTCCAGACCAATATCCACTCTAGAGAGACGAAGGAGGGAAAGGGTGATGACCTGTCCGAAATGCCATGA
- a CDS encoding SDR family oxidoreductase has translation MGELHHVVALVTGAGSGIGRATALRLAAGGAKVLVHYNTSKEGAERTLAGLGEKGLGLVQADLCDWDAGSAAMQQALAEHPTLNLLVANAGVYEPMPFLEEEHAVAENWSRALDINLLSVVGMAHAFARHRRGQGGKIVMVSSRAGHRGEAGATAYAASKAAMINLVKSLAVELAPERIYVTAVAPGWTDTPMSRAEPADKQEAAVQSIPFGRMATADEIGAVIAFLASREADYLTGVTVDANGASYLR, from the coding sequence ATGGGCGAGTTGCACCATGTGGTTGCGTTGGTGACGGGGGCGGGGAGCGGGATCGGAAGGGCGACGGCGCTGCGTCTGGCGGCTGGGGGCGCCAAGGTCCTCGTTCACTACAACACCTCGAAGGAGGGCGCGGAGCGCACGCTCGCGGGGCTGGGCGAGAAGGGCCTGGGGTTGGTGCAAGCGGACCTGTGCGATTGGGATGCAGGCAGTGCGGCGATGCAACAAGCGCTAGCGGAGCACCCAACGCTGAACCTGCTGGTTGCCAACGCAGGCGTTTACGAGCCGATGCCCTTTCTGGAAGAGGAGCACGCGGTCGCCGAGAACTGGTCGCGCGCGCTGGACATCAACCTGCTGAGCGTCGTGGGCATGGCGCACGCCTTCGCCCGACACCGGCGCGGGCAGGGAGGCAAGATCGTGATGGTATCGAGCCGGGCAGGACACCGAGGCGAGGCGGGTGCCACAGCATACGCGGCGAGCAAAGCAGCGATGATCAACTTGGTGAAATCGCTGGCAGTGGAGCTTGCCCCGGAACGCATCTACGTGACCGCCGTTGCACCGGGCTGGACCGACACGCCGATGTCTCGGGCCGAGCCCGCTGACAAGCAAGAGGCTGCCGTGCAGAGCATCCCCTTCGGCCGGATGGCGACCGCCGACGAGATAGGCGCGGTGATCGCCTTCCTGGCGAGCCGGGAAGCGGACTACCTGACCGGCGTGACGGTTGACGCAAACGGCGCGAGCTACCTGAGGTAG
- a CDS encoding glucose-1-phosphate thymidylyltransferase: MRGLILSGGKGTRLRPITFSMAKQLVPVANKPVLFYGLEAMRDAGIEEVGIVVGETEPDIRAAVGDGSPWSLRVTYIRQDEPLGLAHAVKTARPYLADAPFLMYLGDNLIKSGVCDLVAEFERERPNATILLCRVPNPQDFGVAELDGEHVVRLEEKPKHPKSDLALVGVYLFDSSIHAVIDTLKPSARGELEITDAIQGLVERGGDVRSHIVSGWWKDTGTVEAILDANRVVLEDIQPLIAPSAEIGPDTSVSGALVVGEESVMLSVSVTGPVAIGAGCVLHDVSLGPNVSVGDGCRLEKCAVENSILMSGCRILGPGLTVRDSLIGSDVHVTGGQTNARLVLGDSSQVHLVD, translated from the coding sequence GTGAGAGGGCTTATTCTCAGCGGGGGCAAGGGGACGCGGTTACGACCCATCACCTTCAGCATGGCCAAACAGCTCGTGCCCGTCGCCAACAAACCGGTGCTCTTCTACGGCCTGGAGGCCATGCGCGACGCCGGCATCGAGGAAGTGGGCATCGTCGTCGGGGAAACGGAGCCCGACATCCGGGCCGCGGTGGGAGATGGCAGCCCCTGGTCCCTGCGTGTCACCTACATCCGTCAGGACGAGCCCCTCGGCCTCGCGCATGCAGTAAAGACGGCACGCCCCTATCTGGCCGATGCCCCCTTTCTCATGTACCTCGGCGACAACCTCATCAAGTCGGGCGTGTGCGACCTCGTCGCGGAGTTCGAGCGTGAGCGGCCGAACGCCACCATTCTGCTCTGCCGCGTGCCGAACCCTCAGGACTTCGGCGTGGCCGAACTGGACGGCGAGCACGTTGTGCGCCTGGAGGAGAAACCGAAGCACCCCAAGTCCGACCTCGCGCTCGTCGGCGTATACCTTTTCGATTCCAGCATCCACGCCGTGATTGACACGCTGAAGCCCTCGGCTCGCGGAGAGCTCGAGATCACCGATGCCATCCAAGGTCTCGTGGAGCGTGGTGGCGACGTGCGCTCCCATATCGTGTCCGGCTGGTGGAAGGACACGGGAACGGTGGAAGCGATCCTGGACGCCAACCGTGTCGTGCTGGAGGACATCCAGCCGCTGATCGCACCCTCGGCGGAGATCGGTCCAGACACGAGCGTGTCGGGAGCCCTTGTAGTAGGTGAGGAGTCGGTGATGCTCAGCGTGTCCGTGACTGGGCCTGTCGCCATCGGCGCGGGATGCGTGCTGCACGACGTGTCGCTCGGGCCCAACGTGTCGGTTGGTGACGGTTGCCGCCTCGAGAAGTGCGCTGTCGAGAACTCGATCCTCATGTCAGGGTGTCGCATTCTGGGTCCTGGGCTCACGGTACGTGATAGCCTGATTGGCAGCGACGTACACGTCACGGGTGGTCAAACGAACGCTCGATTGGTTCTCGGCGACTCGAGCCAAGTACACCTAGTAGACTAG
- a CDS encoding sigma-70 family RNA polymerase sigma factor translates to MELEITCPPEAELIRRAARGDTAAFDELVDLHYRALFGLAYRMLGNSDDASDAVQETFVKAYRALPEFNTAKPLRPWLYKICANVAIDLGRARSRAPDPLEDHQHTLRDPAPPAEEQVLEMDRERAVHRAVANLPEKYRQIIVLRHFEHMDVEEIADLLNAPEGTVKSWLFRARAILRRELAVLNPTPLPTEELAR, encoded by the coding sequence ATGGAACTCGAAATCACGTGCCCGCCCGAGGCCGAGCTGATTCGGCGGGCTGCAAGAGGCGACACGGCGGCCTTCGACGAGCTCGTGGACTTGCACTATCGGGCGCTCTTCGGACTTGCCTACAGAATGTTGGGCAACTCGGATGACGCATCGGATGCGGTTCAGGAGACCTTCGTGAAGGCTTATCGCGCGTTGCCCGAGTTCAACACGGCAAAGCCGCTCAGGCCGTGGCTCTACAAGATATGCGCGAACGTGGCCATAGACCTCGGCCGTGCCCGTAGCAGAGCGCCGGACCCACTGGAGGACCACCAGCACACTCTGCGCGACCCGGCCCCGCCTGCCGAAGAGCAGGTGCTCGAGATGGACCGCGAGCGCGCGGTGCACCGAGCCGTGGCCAACCTGCCCGAGAAGTACCGCCAGATTATCGTTCTCCGTCACTTCGAGCACATGGATGTCGAGGAAATTGCCGACTTGCTGAACGCGCCGGAAGGCACCGTGAAGAGTTGGCTCTTCCGCGCTCGAGCCATCCTTCGGCGAGAGCTCGCCGTTCTCAACCCGACCCCACTTCCCACCGAGGAGCTAGCAAGATGA
- a CDS encoding acetyl-CoA C-acetyltransferase, giving the protein MRDVVVLSAARTPIGSFLGTLGTVPAVKLGATAIRAALERANVPADKVDEVLMGCVLTGGLGQAPARQAAIGAGVPNHVPATTVNKVCGSGMKTVIMGAQAIRCGDADVVVAGGMESMSLAPYALDKARTGYRMGNANILDTMVHDGLWDPYNDFHMGSAAELCAREFAISKGAQDEFAIESYTRALAAITEGRFRQEIEPVSVPQRKGDPILVDTDEEPGRSNLEKLPGLKPAFEPTGTVTAGNASSINDGAAALVLASAEAADRLGTKPIARIVAHGGCAQAPEWFTTAPAGAIEHALRRADMSLSDISLFEINEAFAVVALAVSGKLGIDRAKMNVHGGAVALGHPIGATGARLLVTLIHALKQHDGRFGLATPCIGGGEALAVIVENLN; this is encoded by the coding sequence ATGAGAGACGTAGTAGTGCTATCCGCGGCAAGGACGCCGATCGGTTCATTCCTCGGAACACTAGGGACCGTTCCCGCGGTGAAGCTGGGCGCGACCGCCATTCGTGCGGCACTCGAGCGTGCCAACGTGCCGGCGGACAAAGTGGACGAAGTGCTGATGGGCTGCGTGCTGACGGGTGGCCTAGGCCAGGCGCCCGCGCGTCAGGCCGCCATAGGCGCTGGAGTGCCCAATCACGTGCCTGCCACCACGGTGAACAAGGTGTGCGGATCCGGCATGAAGACCGTGATCATGGGAGCGCAGGCCATTCGCTGCGGAGACGCCGACGTCGTCGTTGCGGGTGGCATGGAGAGCATGAGCCTCGCGCCTTACGCCTTGGATAAGGCTCGCACAGGCTACCGAATGGGCAACGCGAACATCTTGGACACAATGGTGCACGACGGGCTATGGGACCCGTACAACGACTTCCACATGGGCAGTGCTGCCGAGTTGTGCGCTCGCGAGTTTGCCATCTCGAAGGGCGCGCAGGACGAGTTCGCGATCGAGAGCTATACCCGTGCCCTAGCCGCCATTACCGAGGGACGCTTTCGCCAAGAGATCGAGCCGGTCTCGGTCCCGCAGCGCAAAGGTGATCCGATTCTGGTGGATACCGATGAAGAGCCCGGCCGCTCGAATCTGGAGAAGCTCCCCGGGTTGAAGCCCGCTTTCGAGCCGACCGGCACCGTGACCGCGGGCAACGCCAGCTCTATCAACGACGGCGCGGCAGCCCTGGTTCTCGCCAGTGCCGAGGCCGCCGACAGGTTGGGTACAAAGCCCATCGCCCGTATCGTTGCCCATGGCGGCTGTGCCCAGGCGCCCGAGTGGTTCACCACCGCCCCCGCGGGAGCCATCGAACACGCACTCCGACGAGCAGACATGTCGCTTTCGGACATCTCGCTCTTCGAGATCAACGAGGCGTTTGCGGTCGTCGCCCTGGCAGTTTCGGGCAAGCTCGGCATTGACCGGGCCAAAATGAACGTCCACGGAGGCGCGGTCGCACTGGGTCACCCTATCGGCGCTACTGGAGCCAGGCTTTTGGTTACCCTTATTCACGCACTGAAACAGCATGACGGCCGCTTCGGTCTGGCTACGCCGTGCATCGGTGGTGGTGAGGCTCTTGCGGTCATCGTCGAGAACCTGAACTAG